Part of the Metarhizium brunneum chromosome 6, complete sequence genome is shown below.
GCTATTGAATGTCAAATCCCATATGCTCTGCAGTGGCTAACCCAGCTAGGTTCCTTGTTAACCAATATTCTCTTCCTGGCTAGACCAGTTTGGCTGGCATTTTTGTGGCTTTTTGTAGCAGAAGTTCCGGTTGTGTTTTACTCTGTGAAGAAGCACAACACAGTAGTACCAAGAATCGAACAGGTTGTTTCGCATGATGCCAGGTCTCAGGTTCGCGTTTCAAGGCAATGCTCCTCTCGGTGTTCCTCCGGCGGAGCTGGGGCGACAACGGGCCATTTCGTGCGGATTGTCGCATACTCTGTGAGGAGACCAAATGCTCACCTTACCATCCGGAACGGGATGGTGGAATCTCGCACGCCATTAGTATCCCGGTTAATACAATGTGGTGTTAAGAAGTCCACCCGCAGGGAGTGTGAAAGGCCCTTGCCTGTCAACACGTTGGTGCTGACTAGAGCCTTCCCGTCTCAATCGGTTCAAGCATGCCTCAGTTCTGCATGTGCTGAGGGGGCTTGTGCCCAGGAAGCTTCCAggattaattttttttccctaGCTGGTTCTGTTGTCGTTTCCCAGTCGTCACCCTACCCCTCTGTCAAAAAGAGGGGAGGacattttgtttttttctgTGATGATATCCTGGTTCAAGCACAAGGGTGCCGGGAAAGTAGCGTTTACCTAACGTCTATCATATCCCCATACCGACTTTCATTTCGAAGCGTACCCATCCTTGGAAAGCATTGACGAGACTAGGTATTCAACAAAACCTCGATTTATAAATCGATAAAGTGCCAATTTCCGCATTAGCACAACAACATGTCTAATCGTCTTTCACCCGCTCTCACCCATCCTCCTATTCGTTCGTTGAGGCGGCGAATCCACCACCAGAGTAACGAACATGCAGCTCTCTCCACTGAACCAGTTGTTTGGGACACGGCGGAAGTCTTCAGACTCGAGTGGAACTTGAgccctggccctggttcAGGGAAGATCTGTCAGCCTTCATAGTAGGGTCTTATGGACTAGTACCCGCAAACGAGGATGAACATTGCCAAGGACAGTTTGTCACTGTGGTGTCAATGCCTCGGACCGCCCGCAGTCTCATGTATATTTCGACTTGAGGAACAGGGCCAAATGATCGAGTAGACGTCACTAATATATGCTCACAATAAACAAAATTTGTCGGACGCGGCAACACCAGAGACCCACCTGAGCTTTATTACTACATATATGTATGCATATGTATATACTAATTTCATTTGCAAACTGTTCTTTCGAAGCTAGTGTGGCAGTTCGCCCCGTAGGAAAAAGCTTAATTCGGCCTCTCACGAACTGCTGGAGGATAACTCAAACTTATGCCGCAGTcacaccaaggccaagctcgTTGTAGTCgctgctggaggagggtACGCCCCCAATAAGTCCACCCTTTTGTGTCGCTGCATCCATAGAATGTCCAAACTATGCGGAAACGTCCAGTCGTACCTCTCGTATAGAATAGCTTGCGGTTTGCAGCCTCGGAGTTGTAAGCATCAGGCCGTGTTGGCTCTCGACTGCAGCAAGTGTAATGACTCCGCAGTGCGGACTTTGATATCGGCCGTGGTTATGGCGATGACGTTGCGTGTTTAACATCGGAGCTCTGTTGCTCCTACGGTGTAACTCATTGGTGTCTGTATTTCTAACATTGTGAATTTCCTAGTGGCGTTTAGCCCAAGCTATGAACAGGACGAAGCCGTCAAGAGGATTGTAAATCGTTCATCTAGAGTCTCAGCCCACTCGCTTGCAAACGTGTTTTTCGGTGGAACAGTCGAAGGAAACGAGGCACAAGCTGGTTTTCGACGTGACTTGTATTGGAGAATAAATAGGAGAGTCCAGACGACAAAGTCGacaatgatggcaatgatggcaatcAAAATCACAGACTTTAAAATACGATACTAAAGAATACcaaagaaaggaagaaaaatatCACGGAAAACCTACCACAAGATTCGACCGACGACAAATGGCTCCCCAACATATCACtttcatcggcatcggcaacATGGGCAATGCTCTCGCGCAGACATTGCACAAGGCCGGCCATTCGACGACTATCTTGAACAGAAAAAGGCACCGTCTCCAAGTCGACAAAGTCATGGAACTCGGAGCCGAATTGGAACAAGACGCCGAGATTGCCATCAGCCGCAGTGGAGGGCCGGTCATGGTCTGCGTGCTcgaccacgacgccatcTACAAAGACCCTCGACAGGGTTCCATCGTTTTGCCGGGAAAACAGTCGTCAACCTCACCAACGGCTCCATTGTGCCTTGTATCGAGCTCCTGAGGAGCCTTCAGAACACGGTGGAAATGGCGGAATTGCCGTTGCAGCGTCCATACTTGCTTCAGTAGTACATACGTAGCTAGAAGGACGTAGTAGAcgtggtacggagtacagagttTTAGTTTATCAATTGTGGATATTTCGAGTCCATGTGATGATGACGCTACAAGCTGGAGGCTGACCGTGtgactttttcttttcctaAACAAGGCGTGGCGTTATTTCCGGATCAACTTGGGCCGGTTTGGCAATGCTTAGCATGATGCTCTTGCCGCTTTTCAAAACCACCTGACCAGGGCCGCTGCTGCCCTGGACGCCGTGGCTTATTTCACGTCAATGGTCGACTGGAATATTCCGTTTCGATCTGCATTTGGGCAGAGGCCGGGTTCAAAACACGGCATATTCCATGTTGCTGGTACATTTGCGGCCCTGTCTCAACAGCTCGAAATTGCAGATTcgcaaagaagaaaaaaagttcATTGTGATGATCCGTCTGGATATCAGGCCCCGGCACCATGTACGCGGGCTACACAGTTCCTCCTGCGCGTGCCGAAACAAGGGTCTTTGGATCTGTGACTCCGTGAGGGAGCGACGGCTACATGCCAATGCTTGGTGGCCGAGGCAAAAAATAGCTTCTTTGGAATAGCAGCATGTACAATTCTACCCCGGGAGCGCGACATGGCCAGTGGTCCCTACGCTGGGGACTCACGTCAAGGCACGCATGGCCGGTACGTCACCAACAATTTGGAAGCTTTTCTCATGGTCGCGGACTATCGACCTGTGTGTggagacaccagactctggTTAGCTTGCTGTGCCGATCGCCCTTGGGGCCAAGAGGCTTCGAGAATGGCGGATAGCATCTTGAGCTTCTTTATCCGGAAGAGACCGCACATGGACCCTTTTGGTACCTTGCCCAGGGATGCTCAAAAGCGCACCAAACGGAATTATCTACAAACTACATACGTACATTGTACATGGTTGTCGTTTGCGCCGATCGCCCGTCGAGTTGGGACGGAGTCGAGGGCGACAAGGGGGCCGTGCCGGTGGGTTGGCCATGCATGATTGTGCTTGTTTGCTTGTTTGCGCCGAGAAACAAAAGACTTGGAAGAGGCAACATGTCCCAATgcaagaagaaagaaggagggtGCCACACTGTGGGAGAGACGGCGACCTTGGCTCACTTGGGCATCATGCCCGACGCGAGGCAACGGATGACTCTTCTCCACTTGCGCCTCAGGGGCGTGGTTCATGGGTAGGGGGTGGTTTGGGAAACGTTTGGCTCGGGAATGGGATCATGGTGCGTCTGCTTCAACTGTTATTGCTCTTGTGCAGGATTTGGGCTGGTGCCGCGCGAGTTGGAGGAGCGCATAACGGCAGCAACTTTCATATCCGGCATCCTTGCATCGCGAAGTATCTGACAAGCGGGAACCTAGTCTGTCCTGCGGATGGCATGAACCACGTGCGCATCGCTCGagaacatcatcatcaaacCGCCGTGCCGAGTTGCGCAAATCACACGGAGCACCATGTTGCAGCCGTGCCGATCACGACCTGGGCCCGTTCCGTCGGCGTTGCGACGTTACGGCCGGCGCTCCGCTGTCCTGACGTTGATGGACGTGTAGCTAGCAGAACGGGGTGTTTCAGGGTCGGGCTGCAGAGAGTGTTTAATTTTATGCCGAGGCGAGTTGCTATTGTGTTTGCCTGGTTGTAGCAGTTCTGGTTTTGTCGTGATACGAGTTTCTGACGTGAATTGCTGGGCGGGCTTTACTTTTTCTactaaatatatactaatatatatcAATATATTAAGGTGTGAATTGTAACGATCATTAGTCAAGtgaaattacaagcatgatacgagtatcgtgcaagcgtaaaatctgATAACATAGTATTGGGCTgtatactaatatatactaatatgCATTACCCTATCAAGTTACGCAAATCACAAAGCATATCAAAGCCTACACAGTTACGTGTGAGGCACCATATCAGAGTGGCGTGAGTACTATTCTTTTTGCTAGTCATAATACGTTAAATGGCTAACCCTATAGTTAGTATAGATAATGTTCCAGCGTCGGTTTACGATGGTCATATTCGTCACCAGCGAATACAGCGGGTTCCGTTACATGGCCCTGTAACTGGTGATTTAATCGAGGCAACAGCATTGAATCTAGAGGAAATCGATGCCATGCCTGGTAAGTAATACCCTATTCGCCCCTGTAGCTATCGACTTCCTGTGAGTACCTGGCGGGAATCGGGTCGATTTTTGGCTGACTTGCGATTTTCCTGCTAAGAATTCGGTCATTAGTTTGGATGAAGTACTGAGTATGGAGGCTCGTCCGTTTGCCGCCAGTATCGCGGCAGTTCCCGACACGGCTTCTGGTTGACCGACTCAATATCACTTGACCTTTCCGAATGGTCCAATTAATGGGGTGAGTGTAGATTTCTGCGATAAATCTGACCTTCTTGCTAACCTATTTTTGATAGAGCGCGTCGTTATTATGGTAGATGGTGTTCCTCTATCTCTGCTGCTCTTACCCGGCCCTTATTCTGTCCGGGCTCCAACACCAGTCGAGCCTCCTTGACTCCGGCGAAGCAGACTACCACTGCCGgtgcttcctcttctttcaAGGAGAGACAGGCAGGTGTCTTGAATGTTGGCCCTTTATATACTAATTAACAGAGTAGTTACGCGGCTTAATGACCTTAGGTATTGACGCAACTTGGGTTATCACGACATGGCAATGCGACCTGCAGtcgttggctttggcggaTGAACTTGTCCACGTATGCCGTATGCATCAAGACATTCTATAATACAGTAGTAGTAACTTTCTCAAACCAATCGTACCATTCCTCCTCCCTACAAAACCGAGTGCCCTTCACTTTTCACCACTATTTACACACCACCAGCCgcagtatattataaatGTATGTCTGACCAAATCCCTCCACGTCGCATACAGCATCTGTGTATTCTGGAGATAATAAGTCTCCGTTTTCCAATTTCCTCCGACATGCCTTTGCGGCCAAACATGTGCTATAGGGTATGTTGTTTTACGTACGACTAGTCATCTCCAACCGTACACCTTTCCGACATAAAATGGCCAACGCAGCAGGCATAATTGGAAGAAAATAGAATCCAGTGCCAACACTCAATCCGTGGCATAATCAAGGCCAGTTCCCTTGGATTCTGTACATTGGACGAATCCGTGTGTATTGGCAACGTCACAAAATGCCCCACTAGCAAACATGGAATTATGACTCCCTTCTCACTCATCACAAGAACTTCAAAAGCCTCGTCACCGCTCCACGCCGGctcacaaaaaaaaagataaaaagatGAATTCGTAACTCACAACATCATATCAAACGTCCCATTCCTCCTGCGTCGCCAACAATCTGCATCAACAACCCCCAACTCCCAACTCACAAGAAACGACAACACTCGTTCCCTCACCACCATGTCAATACCCATCAGAACCTCGCACTCTCTGCTCCTCGCCACGGGCGAACCGCCCGCCACAGTCCGCGTCCAAAACATCCAATCCACCATCCAAGGCCCCAGCGACGCCTGGGGGCGACAAGACCGCCCCCAGCCCATCTCCGTatccgtcgccgtcggcatgGCCCAGTCCTTCGGGCCAACGTCGACGTCGGACGCCCTCGCCTCCGACACAGTGCACTACGGCCTCCTGAGCAAGGCCGTCCTCGCGACGCTCGCacgcctcggcggcgcccagGGCACCAGCAGCGGCCGCCAGCTCACGCTGCCAGCCATCCTCGACACCATATGGACCGACCTCACGGGCGTCGACACGTCCGGCCAGCAgcccgcctcgcccgccCAGGGCCCGCCGTTCCTGAAGCTCGCGTCCGTGAAGAGCCTCCAGGTCGGGCTTCGCCTGCCAAAGGCCACGCTGCAAGGGGCCGGCGTGTGCctgacggccacggcggcgtTTGCCCGCggggccatgacggcgcGCGGCATCAAGCTGGCGCTGTGCGACTTGCGCATCCCCATCCTCATCGGGGTGAATGCCAACGAGAGGCGCGCCAAGCAGGGCGTCGTGGCCAACGTCGAGGTGGACCGGTTTGACGAGGCCCGCGATTGCTACTGCGCCCTGGAAGACGTGATAGCCAAGGTATGTCGGGAGGACAACCCCCCCTGTGATTCGTTTTTCTACCCGCGAAGCCGGTTCTGCTAGCTGACTTGTTTTTGGGggcccaaggccatgacAGACTCGTCCTTTGAGACAATCGAGGCCCTGCTGGCGGATATGGCTCTGCGTATCACGACGCACTTGGTTCGGAATCacacgccgccggcggatGGGGAGGGTTGGCAGCTCGGGATTGCGGTTGAGAAGCCCATTGCTGTGGTGTTTGCGGATGCTCCGTGTGTGGAGTTGCGCATAAATACAAACGACGTCGTTCCCGGGGAGGACGTGGTTCCGCGGTGAAAGTATGGTGTGTGAGTAAAGTAAGtaaaagattataaaaaaaacagaCATAGAAAATTAAAAACTGATTTAcatggcctggatgacgaCACCGTCGTAGCAGCACATGCATATGCCTAACCTATGCACAGTCTAAACATGTCTTCTAATGCCGTGGGTATCTATATATTTCGCTTGTTCTAGGGTAATAAATAGCCTAGGTCTCTAGAACGCCTTCCAGTCCAAATGTTATCAAACATCGCTCTACGGGTTATAATAAATCCTGCTGTGCCCGTTAAACGCCTCCAAAGGACAAACAAAAAGAGCGGCAAccggctttttttttttgataGGCTCTTTGCCATTTTACAAATCGGCCTTTGCAGAGAGGGCCACGTCGCCATTGGTTACCTCGCGGACAAACTCAGGGTCAGGATCATACATCATGACGTGGAAGTGTTCCACAGCGTGAATGGACTTGAGCGCAGCCCAATTCCTGAACCACACAACCTGTCAAAGGAAGGGGGGAGTTAGCACCCAGGAGCGTTATCTGCAGACGCCTGAGCGGGGTTTGGTTTGCTCGACCTTGATACGTACGTTCTCTGCTGGGACCCGTGTTCGGAATGTCCTGGTCACAAACGCGTCAACCTCTGCTTTCGCCTTGTCGGTCAAGTCACCACTGGTTTGATTGGCCTCAAGCTCAAATTTGGTCCACACAACAAGATGGACGACTCGCTTGTCCAATCCGTAGGGCCAGTCGTTCCACAGAATCTTTACGTCTTCTGCGTACTGAAAAGGGTACCCTCGTGACTGGATAGGAGCCTGCCACCGCAATCGTTCTTGCAGAATGAAGCTAGCAACGCTGCCGTGTTGCTTGGCCAGTCTGAAAGTGAAAGCCTTGTAGCGTCTTAGATCCGAGGGCGTTCTCTGGAAGGCCTCGAGACGGTTCTCTCGAACAATCCCGCAGACCTGCTCCCATGTGAGGAGCTTAAAGGCGGAATCTGGCATACCAACAATACGGCGGTCCTTTTCGTTGAGAAGGGCGAGAAATGGGGGGCACTCAGCAGTCAACTCATGAGGAGGACAGTTGACCTGCCAAAAGGGCATGACATGGAGAGAACCCATGGCGATGAGACTGTCTGTCTGGACGGGCTGGTATGGGATAGATCTCGAGGCAAAAAGGATGAAGAGTTGAGTGTCGAGGCAAGTTGTCACAACTGTATGTACGGAGAAGACTGTGCTGTGAAGGGAGGACGTCGGTCCGAGTGGATACGGATGCCCGCCCTGGTTATGCGGATATATGCAACGACGTTAATGCTGATCGTTTCCGCAAATACCGGCCGAGATTGCTGTGCTGATCAAGGGGGCAATGAGATGAAAATAAGGCTAGGATAAACTGCAGAGAGCAAAAGAGATGCGGTCTGGAGTCATTTATGCCTAGCCCTTGGGGAGAGAAGCAACTGGCCGAAAACTTCACATGAAGCGACGTCGATGCCGCGATTACGCATCGCTGGACTGTGAACAAAAGATGCCCGACCGAGTCATGGCCCGACAACGAGCGCTTGGTGATGGGCAAAGATGCCTCTTTTTGGACAAGCCATGAGACCATCTGCATGCCAACAACATGACGAGAGACATGTTGTTGTTTGATGGAACGGCCAATGGAGAAGACGGATGCAACGTCGTTCTCGGTCCGCACTAAGGATGACTAAGCCTGACCAGCCAGTGGCCAGTGGCAGTAGTTCATGCTTCATTTGGCAGAATGTTGGCGTGTTCATGCAGAAGTATGTATAAAAGCAGAATCAATTTTATCAGGAGAGTAACAACTGTACCCCATACAGAATACAGATGCCCGCATTCCGCTACGAACAGAAGACGGTCTGCCTACAGGTCTTGGCATTGAGTAGACTAACGTCCTGCCCCTGGCGAGTCCGTGACGTTGGCACTCGCTGCAAATTCAATATATATCTGTGCTCATTTCATTTACACGACCAGCCTGCATGTTGATGTTGCAGACGGGATCTCATGGCTCTTTTACACGGCCCAGGCCGGGCGATTTCGACTTGGCCAATGCAGCCCCCACGTGTCCGGGGATCAGCTTCCGGTGAGGTGGCTTCTAGAATCGAGACTGTCAGAACTTATTAATAGTGGCCCTCAATTAAATGTCACCGAGTACTgaagtacctaagtactaAGTACGTACTCTACACCCTGTACAAAGTAAGTAGTCGGTACGTGCAACAAATGCTGCGAATTACCAAGTATTCGGTAGATGAGATggacgtactccgtagtagtaggactactactccgtacacttgTGAAAATGAGAGGAAGCAGATTCAGTCTGTCACGGCCTCACTGCAGAATGGACAACGAGCCTCGACGCAACACTTTGATCAAAGGCCGGCCCTGCAATGTACTTAGATGTACTAGTAAGGACTCCAGCACTCAGTAACCCCCCCGGGCAACCAAGCCAGCCACCTTGGAGCTCTGGTTGCCAATTTTATTATTCCGCTTCGGCCCCTGAGATGATGGACAGATATGGCAAGGCTGGGAGGCGACGCGAGATTATTGATTTAATTCTCGTCTCGAGCGGCAGCAAAAATAGCCTCGTTTTCAATTTCTCTTCGGCCAGGAACGTCGGAGTGTGCATTTTGCTGCGCCACCGGATCAGTGATAATTGACGCAGTCGAAAAATTGGGGCAGTTGGATGGCTGATGTATGTACGCATTACTGTTTAGATTGTTCTCATTTCCCCCTGGACGCTCAACTTGTGAGGATAGGGAAACGAGTCCAATCAGGTTTTGAAGCGCTACCATGCAGAGTAGGCTCCCAGGACCACAACACCACGACTTGCTTCGCGATTTGGAGTTGCGTACGGAGGAGTTGTTGGGCGAGAAAGACGAAAGTGATCAAGTCAGggcctgtgcctgtgcctgtgcctgtgcaAAATTTTTCTATCCATCGATGGCTTGAAGCTTGCACCGAAGCTAGTCGGGCAGATGGCTTCGAATTTGCAATTTGTTGGGCTTTCGATGGTTCGAGATGGCGCGCCCAGCATTGGCCGTGCCTTGCAGCGGCGAGTCCGCGAATGTATGTGTGTGCACTCATTCAACCAAGCTAGAGACTCTGCAATACCGACCCGACACGATGCTATTTGCACATGTACTGCGATGAACACGATGGCGGCGCATTTCACCAAGATGAACGACGTCGAGTGACTGACTTGCTCTGGGCAGCCACAGCGTAGATGCACCAGGATAAAGCACATCAATTAATCCATTGGCCAGCATTTGCCCAAGGGCGGCGTGGGGGGTCCCTCCAGAAGGCTGAGCTGCGAGATGGTATCATCGGGATCAATCGCATCCTGGGCCCGT
Proteins encoded:
- the GIG1_1 gene encoding N-acetylglucosamine-induced protein 1; the protein is MGSLHVMPFWQVNCPPHELTAECPPFLALLNEKDRRIVGMPDSAFKLLTWEQVCGIVRENRLEAFQRTPSDLRRYKAFTFRLAKQHGSVASFILQERLRWQAPIQSRGYPFQYAEDVKILWNDWPYGLDKRVVHLVVWTKFELEANQTSGDLTDKAKAEVDAFVTRTFRTRVPAENVVWFRNWAALKSIHAVEHFHVMMYDPDPEFVREVTNGDVALSAKADL